Proteins from one Ornithobacterium rhinotracheale genomic window:
- a CDS encoding hydrolase, whose amino-acid sequence MIIAIDFDGTIAESKFPEILGLQFKVKKYIQKLKDDGHYIIIYTCRNGDNLTNAINFLLENGIPFDRINDNSPENLRQYNSANTRKVYADVYVDDKQVGGLPLWSEIYQFIKQKSNELNHTTTTQAAANDL is encoded by the coding sequence ATGATAATAGCAATAGATTTTGACGGCACCATTGCCGAGAGCAAGTTTCCAGAGATTTTGGGCTTGCAATTTAAGGTCAAAAAATACATCCAAAAGCTCAAAGATGATGGGCACTACATCATCATTTACACTTGCAGAAATGGTGATAATTTAACCAATGCCATTAACTTCTTACTGGAGAACGGCATTCCATTCGATAGGATAAATGATAATAGTCCAGAGAACTTGAGGCAGTACAATAGTGCCAACACACGCAAGGTCTATGCCGATGTGTATGTGGATGATAAGCAAGTGGGCGGGTTGCCTCTTTGGAGTGAAATTTACCAATTTATAAAACAAAAAAGCAATGAACTCAATCACACCACAACAACTCAAGCAGCTGCAAACGATTTGTAG
- a CDS encoding SPFH domain-containing protein, translating to MKKYFYLTVLYVGLIVAFNSCSRVEPNYEGVLMENYGRNGKEDFHTVVGRQWVIFPGTSLYQVPMFETSGDPQQVTINAKDAGVFQVDPSYQYQAIRGKGIDIVFNYKHLGITEPKIMMNNVEEAILNKLVINAYREEARNYTTDSLMNNLNKYEKQVEERLKVDFANKYFQLNNLTSGLKPPASMSKAIEARNNAIQQAERVRNELQVSKMNLEKAKIDAEANRVRAQGLDSKILQEQWIDAIKETKNKVIITDGRTPVILN from the coding sequence ATGAAAAAGTATTTTTATTTAACAGTCCTATATGTGGGATTAATTGTAGCCTTTAACAGTTGCTCCAGAGTGGAGCCAAACTATGAGGGCGTATTAATGGAAAACTATGGTAGAAATGGAAAAGAAGATTTTCACACCGTAGTAGGTAGACAATGGGTAATCTTCCCTGGCACTTCTCTGTATCAAGTGCCGATGTTTGAAACAAGTGGAGACCCTCAGCAAGTAACCATCAATGCCAAAGATGCTGGGGTATTTCAAGTAGACCCATCGTATCAATATCAAGCCATACGAGGAAAGGGTATCGACATTGTGTTTAACTACAAACACTTAGGCATTACAGAGCCTAAAATTATGATGAACAATGTTGAAGAAGCTATTTTAAACAAACTAGTAATTAATGCTTACCGAGAAGAAGCGAGAAATTACACTACTGACAGCTTGATGAATAATTTAAACAAGTACGAAAAGCAGGTAGAGGAAAGGTTAAAAGTGGATTTTGCCAACAAATATTTCCAGCTGAATAATCTAACCTCAGGACTTAAACCGCCAGCGTCTATGTCCAAAGCTATTGAAGCGAGAAACAATGCCATTCAGCAAGCTGAAAGGGTTAGAAATGAGTTGCAAGTATCCAAAATGAACCTTGAAAAGGCTAAGATTGATGCCGAAGCAAACAGAGTAAGAGCGCAGGGATTAGATAGTAAGATTTTGCAAGAACAATGGATTGATGCTATCAAGGAAACTAAAAACAAAGTTATTATCACCGATGGCAGAACCCCTGTAATACTAAATTAG
- a CDS encoding DUF3164 family protein: MGLENLTDEQLAAELKRRKRQQEEDRKAYKDLVNEELPRIAGMLKTLSQNISQVKLFAFENLKTLLDLKSKAYGVRDTQQSHTFSDDKGNTITYGFRIIDGWDDTVTAGIDKVREFITSLAKDEATGKLVHAVNQLLKKDAKGNLKASRVLELTKLAEDFNNDNFTDAVNIIRQAYKPQRSAFFVDASYTDAQGKKVNIPLSISSVDFPEGTNVDDLFPVNEKYEA, translated from the coding sequence ATGGGATTAGAAAATTTAACCGATGAACAACTAGCGGCAGAGCTTAAACGCCGTAAAAGACAGCAAGAAGAAGATCGCAAAGCCTACAAAGATTTAGTAAACGAAGAATTACCGCGAATTGCGGGAATGTTGAAGACTTTAAGCCAAAACATTAGTCAAGTCAAGTTGTTTGCTTTTGAAAATCTAAAAACTTTATTGGACTTAAAAAGCAAAGCCTATGGCGTGAGGGACACGCAACAAAGCCACACCTTTAGCGATGATAAAGGAAACACGATAACTTATGGCTTCCGAATTATTGATGGCTGGGACGATACCGTTACGGCGGGTATAGACAAAGTGCGTGAGTTCATTACCTCTTTGGCAAAAGATGAAGCTACTGGAAAGCTCGTGCATGCCGTGAACCAACTTTTAAAAAAAGATGCCAAAGGCAATTTAAAGGCCTCACGCGTTTTGGAGCTTACCAAGCTAGCGGAGGATTTTAACAACGATAATTTTACCGACGCTGTAAATATTATCAGACAAGCCTACAAGCCACAGCGTTCTGCCTTTTTCGTAGACGCTAGCTACACCGACGCACAGGGCAAAAAAGTAAACATTCCGCTGTCGATTTCATCAGTGGACTTTCCAGAGGGAACGAATGTAGATGATTTATTTCCAGTAAACGAAAAATACGAAGCGTGA
- a CDS encoding AAA family ATPase codes for MAKSELEIPRYYTHEDIEKARFNEFEFTGEWGRHLGKPERTGSLLIYGGSGHGKTTYALQLMKYLCSFERVFYNSAEEGLRASFKRSVNLNNLKEVAGKYVMQKEKYDDMVKRLDRKRQPKVVFVDSVQYVFRGKKDTDYFKLIERFPETLFIFISQMQKGEPKGAIADAIKWDSQSIIKVVDFKAYIEKTRIGGDELTPYIINANKARERELKLLQKG; via the coding sequence ATGGCTAAAAGTGAATTAGAAATACCGCGCTACTATACCCACGAAGATATTGAAAAAGCAAGATTTAACGAATTTGAATTTACAGGAGAGTGGGGACGGCATTTAGGTAAGCCAGAGCGCACAGGTAGCCTTTTAATTTATGGCGGTTCTGGACATGGTAAAACAACCTACGCGCTCCAGTTGATGAAGTATTTGTGCAGCTTTGAAAGGGTGTTTTATAATTCAGCGGAAGAAGGCTTGAGAGCCAGTTTTAAACGCTCTGTCAATCTGAATAATCTAAAAGAAGTCGCTGGAAAGTATGTAATGCAAAAAGAGAAATACGATGATATGGTAAAGCGACTAGACAGAAAAAGACAGCCTAAAGTCGTTTTTGTGGATAGCGTACAGTATGTATTCAGAGGCAAAAAGGACACGGATTATTTTAAGCTAATAGAGAGATTTCCAGAGACATTGTTCATTTTCATTTCTCAGATGCAGAAAGGAGAGCCCAAAGGTGCCATTGCCGATGCTATTAAATGGGATTCACAAAGTATAATTAAAGTAGTAGACTTTAAGGCCTATATAGAAAAAACAAGGATTGGTGGCGATGAATTAACGCCCTACATTATAAATGCAAATAAAGCAAGAGAAAGAGAACTTAAATTGTTACAAAAAGGATAA
- a CDS encoding AAA family ATPase translates to MITTELKKRIIEAVKNNLPNYKNAEKHAQALGVNSSQYSKIFTGGDVDYSLADAKWINIARRLGVQLKEETPWVTVKTETYEYVYSQLEACQTRSISAILCDLAGIGKTHTAKQYVKENRNAIYIDCSQVKSKQKLIRKIAQEFGIIYTGRYADVYEDLVFYIKQLEMPLVILDEAGDLDYPAFLELKALWNATEYACGWYMMGADGLREKINRQKNLNKVGYTEIFDRYGNDFKKVSPDVKEALEEFYLKQIAQVSKANHSTLTPKQMFAKTKGSLRKVRIEIEKQRLLNNG, encoded by the coding sequence ATGATAACCACAGAGCTAAAAAAACGAATTATTGAAGCCGTTAAAAATAATTTACCAAATTACAAGAATGCTGAAAAGCACGCACAGGCATTAGGCGTAAATTCTAGCCAGTATTCTAAAATTTTCACGGGTGGAGATGTAGACTACTCTTTGGCCGACGCGAAATGGATAAACATAGCTAGAAGATTAGGCGTTCAGTTAAAAGAAGAAACGCCATGGGTTACCGTGAAAACTGAAACATACGAGTATGTGTATAGTCAATTAGAAGCCTGCCAAACGCGCAGTATCTCGGCTATCCTTTGTGATTTGGCAGGTATCGGAAAAACCCACACGGCAAAACAGTATGTAAAAGAAAATCGCAATGCTATATACATTGATTGTTCACAAGTGAAAAGTAAGCAGAAACTCATTAGAAAAATAGCGCAAGAGTTTGGGATAATTTATACAGGACGATACGCAGATGTTTATGAGGATCTTGTTTTTTATATCAAGCAATTAGAAATGCCACTTGTGATATTAGATGAGGCTGGAGATTTGGACTATCCTGCGTTTTTAGAGCTAAAAGCTTTATGGAATGCTACCGAGTACGCATGTGGCTGGTATATGATGGGTGCTGATGGTCTGAGAGAAAAAATCAACCGGCAAAAGAACCTAAACAAAGTGGGCTACACCGAAATATTTGACCGCTACGGTAACGATTTTAAAAAGGTGAGCCCCGATGTAAAAGAAGCTTTGGAGGAGTTCTATTTAAAACAAATAGCACAGGTGTCAAAGGCTAACCATTCGACGCTAACACCAAAGCAAATGTTTGCAAAAACGAAAGGTAGTCTAAGAAAAGTGAGAATTGAAATTGAAAAACAAAGATTATTAAATAATGGCTAA